A region from the Salicibibacter cibarius genome encodes:
- the aspS gene encoding aspartate--tRNA ligase, with protein MERSHYCGEITESMIGENVRLKGWARTRRDLGQVIFIDLGDSSGIVQTVFNPEISEKALTIADNVRSEYVLDVQGKVVLRDEETVNEKIATGTVEVQVEEITILNKSKPLPFSMDEDINVSEDVRLSHRYLDLRRPEMQRIFQLRHKITQETRNYLNEHSFMEAETPMLTKSTPEGARDYLVPSRVHEHEFFALPQSPQLFKQLFMIAGFERYYQIARCFRDEDLRADRQPEFTQIDIEASFMDKEALFSMTEEMMARLLKISHEFDVTTPFPRMTYHEAMHRYGSDKPDTRFGMELVELSDIVENSRFQVFTKALENNGIVKGLNAKGQGDAMSRKEIDELAEFAAIYGAKGLAWLRVEGPGSLKGPIAKFLSEEEQRQVMEAMEAEQGDLLLFAADEANVVFDVLGALRLKFGKELGLIDEKAFHFLWVTDFPLVEYDKDTDRHVALHHPFTRPVEEDIDKLETAPEKVTADAYDLVLNGYELGGGSQRIHEPDLQMQMFRTLGFSEEKAKEQFGFLIDALSYGAPPHGGIALGLDRIVMLLAEADNLREVIAFPKTASAGDLLTGAPSSVSEEQWKELHLRPLEQQSVK; from the coding sequence ATGGAAAGAAGCCATTATTGCGGTGAAATTACGGAAAGCATGATCGGCGAAAATGTTCGGCTCAAAGGTTGGGCTAGAACGAGGAGAGATTTGGGGCAAGTTATTTTTATTGACCTCGGCGATTCCAGCGGGATCGTCCAAACGGTATTTAACCCGGAAATTAGCGAAAAAGCTTTAACGATTGCTGATAACGTCCGTAGTGAATATGTGCTTGATGTGCAAGGGAAAGTCGTTCTCCGGGACGAGGAAACGGTGAATGAAAAGATTGCTACCGGAACCGTGGAAGTGCAAGTCGAGGAAATAACCATTCTAAATAAATCAAAACCATTGCCCTTTTCTATGGACGAAGATATTAACGTCTCCGAAGATGTGCGTTTGTCCCATCGGTATCTTGATTTACGGCGACCGGAAATGCAACGTATTTTTCAATTGCGACACAAAATTACCCAGGAAACTCGCAATTACCTAAATGAGCATTCGTTTATGGAAGCGGAGACGCCGATGTTGACGAAAAGCACGCCTGAAGGCGCACGCGACTATTTGGTCCCGAGCCGTGTGCACGAACACGAATTTTTTGCGCTTCCGCAGTCGCCGCAGCTTTTTAAACAGCTGTTTATGATTGCCGGATTTGAGCGCTATTATCAAATTGCACGCTGTTTCCGTGATGAAGATCTTCGCGCGGACCGGCAACCGGAGTTTACGCAAATTGATATCGAAGCATCGTTCATGGACAAAGAAGCGTTGTTTTCCATGACCGAAGAAATGATGGCGCGGTTATTAAAAATTAGCCATGAGTTCGATGTGACGACGCCTTTTCCACGCATGACGTATCATGAAGCGATGCATCGGTACGGTTCGGATAAACCTGATACACGCTTCGGAATGGAGTTGGTGGAGCTTTCCGACATCGTTGAGAACAGTCGTTTTCAGGTTTTCACAAAAGCGCTTGAAAACAACGGCATCGTGAAAGGCTTGAATGCAAAAGGACAGGGAGATGCCATGTCCAGAAAAGAGATCGATGAACTTGCCGAATTTGCCGCGATTTACGGGGCGAAAGGGCTTGCCTGGCTAAGGGTTGAGGGTCCTGGATCGTTAAAAGGCCCAATCGCGAAATTCTTAAGTGAAGAAGAGCAACGCCAAGTGATGGAAGCTATGGAGGCAGAGCAAGGAGATTTATTGTTGTTTGCTGCCGATGAGGCGAACGTTGTGTTTGATGTGTTAGGCGCATTGCGCTTGAAGTTTGGAAAAGAGCTTGGGCTCATTGATGAAAAAGCTTTCCATTTCCTTTGGGTAACCGACTTCCCGCTCGTTGAATATGACAAAGATACCGATCGCCATGTTGCTCTTCACCATCCGTTTACGCGACCGGTTGAAGAAGATATCGACAAACTGGAAACGGCTCCGGAAAAAGTTACGGCGGATGCCTATGATCTCGTTTTGAATGGCTACGAGCTTGGCGGCGGTTCCCAGCGTATTCATGAGCCGGACCTGCAAATGCAAATGTTTCGAACGCTTGGATTTAGCGAAGAAAAAGCAAAAGAACAATTTGGCTTTCTCATTGATGCCCTTTCTTATGGCGCTCCGCCACACGGAGGCATTGCTCTTGGCCTGGACCGAATCGTTATGCTCCTTGCCGAGGCAGACAATCTGCGTGAAGTCATCGCCTTCCCGAAAACGGCAAGCGCAGGCGACTTATTAACGGGAGCGCCAAGTAGCGTTAGCGAAGAACAATGGAAAGAATTACATTTGCGTCCGCTGGAACAACAATCTGTGAAATAA